TCTTTTGCAGCGCATCTTCAAACTGCAGGAACACGGCACCACCGTGCGTACAGAAGTGATCGCCGGGTGCACCACTTTCCTGACGATGGTCTACATCGTCTTTGTTAACCCGCAAATTCTTGGTGTGGCGGGCATGGATACCCAGGCTGTCTTTGTGACCACCTGCTTAATTGCCGCGTTCGGCAGCATCCTGATGGGGCTGGTGGCGAACCTGCCAGTGGCATTGGCGCCGGCGATGGGCCTCAATGCCTTCTTCGCCTTTGTGGTGGTCGGTGCAATGGGCTACTCGTGGCAGATTGGCATGGGCGCGATTTTCTGGGGCGCATTGGGTCTACTGATCCTCACGCTGCTGCGCGTGCGTTACTGGATGATTGCGAATATTCCGCTGAGCCTGCGCGTGGGCATCACCGCCGGTATTGGCCTGTTTATCGCCATGATGGGGCTGAAAAATGCCGGCATCATCGTGCCGAACGCCGATACTATCGTTGCCGTCGGCAATCTGACCTCGCACAGCGTGCTGCTCGGTGCGCTTGGCTTCTTTATCATCGCTATTCTGGCTTCGCGTAACATTCATGCGGCGGTGCTGGTGTCGATTGTGGTGACCACCGCGCTGGGCCTGATAATTGGCGATGTGAAATTCAGCGGCGTGTTTGCGGCGCCGCCTGCTATCACCTCCGTAGTGGGCCAGGTCGATATCAAAGGCGCGTTCAACATTGGTATGGCCGGTGTGATCTTCTCCTTTATGTTGGTTAACCTGTTCGACTCATCCGGCACGTTGATTGGCGTGACGGATAAAGCCGGACTGACCGATGAGAAAGGCACTTTCCCGCGCATGAAGCAGGCGCTGTATGTCGATAGCATTAGTTCCGTCACCGGTTCACTGATCGGCACCTCTTCTGTTACCGCTTATATTGAAAGCTCGTCCGGCGTGGCGATCGGCGGACGTACTGGCTTGATGGCGGTGATTACCGGGATTCTTTTCCTGCTGGTGATGTTCCTGTCACCGCTGGCCGCGATGGTGCCATCCTATGCGGCGGCGGGTGCGCTGATTTACGTTGGCGTGCTGATGACGGCATCGCTATCTCGCGTGCAGTGGGACGACCTCACCGAAGCGGTTCCGGCGTTTGTCACTGCCGCAATGATGCCTTTTAGCTTCTCGATCACCGAAGGCATCGCGCTGGGCTTTATCTCTTACTGCGTGATGAAAGTAGGTACCGGCCGCTGGCGTGAAATCAGCCCGTGCGTGGTGGTGGTTGCTCTGCTGTTCGTGCTGAAAATCGTCTTTATCGACGCCCACTAAACCAATAAAGGCCGCGACTGCGGCCTTTATTACTATGGATGCCCCATCTCATGCGGTGTGACCAAGCTGGTCAGGCGCAAGGTGCGCGGCCCCATGTTGGGTTTGCTCATCTCGACATCGCGTAGCGATTGCCATTGCTGCGCGCCATCAATCTCCCACAGGCGTAAGCGTTCGGTGCCTGGCGACAGCGCACACGACCACACCAGTGTAGGTTCGGCATCACATACCGCCTGAATATCGGGAAACACGGTAGAGCGCAGTCGGCCAGCTGCGGGATGCAAACGCAGGGAATCAATGCCGCTATCAGATTCGCCGGTGAGCTTAAGAATGCTTTGGCGCAGCGTCCAGATTTGCGTCAGCGCTTCCATGAAATCCTGCTGCGCGTTGATCCAGGCTTTTTCGCCGGAGGAGAGATCCTGCGTCAGCATCTCTTGAGTTTGACGGCTGTGGGCGCGCACAATTTCCATATCCAGCCCAGCGCGTCCGCCTTCTTCCGCCAGCAGCACGCCAATGGTATTGCCGGCGTAGGAAATACTGAAATCCGGTAGCGTGGGATCAGCAAAACGAGGACGTCCGCTGCTGGTGGTGATCAGCTGCGGAAGTTCATGAATGCCATAGACGCGCAGCATTAACTGCGCCAGCAGTTCGCGCGCCGCTAAAAAGCGTCCGCGCCGCTTATCAGCGAAGCGGTCGGCACTGTTGATCACATCCTGTGGAACCCGCATGTTCTCTGAAGAGAAGGGCGGATTACCTATCCAACGAACAAAATGACTAGCCATCTGTCGCTCCGTGAAAATGGTCGAATAATCATCAGTGCTATTGTAAGAATTTTCTCATGGGTTTGCATCCGGCTTAAGAGGGATAAGACGATATTTCAGATAAGGACGAAGCCGAGCGACAATCCCATTTGGCAACTTTGCATAGAACGCTTTTGCAGATTCATCGCTGAACGGGTGCCGAACGGTCTGATGTGGTGTAGGATTTGGACAGTAAAAAAGGCACATTGAAGTGCGCTAACCCATTTATTCATCTGCCAATCGTGCGTATCTTAGAAGCATGCACGTCGGAGTTTTCTATGTCAGTTACCGCTATTACTCGCCAGGAATCGATCTCTCTTGATGAGTTTCGTCACGGCATGCGTCGCTTAACGGCGGGCGTTTCTCTGGTTACCACCGAATTTCAGGGCGAAAAGCTGGGGCTGATTGCTACATCAGTCAGCTCGCTGGCTGCTGAGCCGCCAAGTCTGCTGGTGTGCGTCAATCGCAGTGCATCCAGTCATGATGCCTTTATCGAAGCCGGCCATTTTGCCGTTAACGTGCTGCGTGAACAGCATGATGACCTGTGTGCCCAGTTCAGCCAATCTTCTCGCCGGTCCGAGCGTTTTCAAAATGGCGCCTGGCAGACGCTGAATACTGGCTCGCCGATCCTGGCTGATGCGCTGGTGAGCTTTGATTGTCAGTTGGAGAAAGTGGTGGAGTGGAACACGCACAGCGTGCTGCTGGCGCGGATTGTTGGCATCGCTCTGCCTGGTGAAGCGGCAGAGCCGATGATCTACTTCAACAGCGGTTTCCATTCACTGGGCTAACCGCGCAGGAATCGGCGTCATGGGTTAAGCCCGACGCCTTTTCTCACTCAGGCAAAGGTGCTGGCTTCATCAAAGCCAAGACGCGGCAAACGCGCGTGCAGTTTGCTGGCTTCGCCGTAGCCCAGATTAATCAGTAAATTCACCTGCCATTTGCTCTCGCTGAAGAACGCTTCGTTCACTTTTGACGGATCGAAACCGGACATCGGGCCCGCATCCAATCCCAGCGAACGCGCTGCCAGAATCAAATATCCTGCCTGCAGGCTGCTGTTACGGAATGCTGTCTCTTTCGCCAGGTCTGGGCTGCTGGTGAACCAGCTGCGTGCATCGCCATGTGGAAACAGCTTTGGCAACGCTTCGTAGAATTCCGGATCCCACGCCACAATCACCGTCACCGGCGCCGCCATGGTTTTGTCGACATTGCCA
The sequence above is drawn from the Pantoea nemavictus genome and encodes:
- a CDS encoding NCS2 family permease, producing MNNQGLLQRIFKLQEHGTTVRTEVIAGCTTFLTMVYIVFVNPQILGVAGMDTQAVFVTTCLIAAFGSILMGLVANLPVALAPAMGLNAFFAFVVVGAMGYSWQIGMGAIFWGALGLLILTLLRVRYWMIANIPLSLRVGITAGIGLFIAMMGLKNAGIIVPNADTIVAVGNLTSHSVLLGALGFFIIAILASRNIHAAVLVSIVVTTALGLIIGDVKFSGVFAAPPAITSVVGQVDIKGAFNIGMAGVIFSFMLVNLFDSSGTLIGVTDKAGLTDEKGTFPRMKQALYVDSISSVTGSLIGTSSVTAYIESSSGVAIGGRTGLMAVITGILFLLVMFLSPLAAMVPSYAAAGALIYVGVLMTASLSRVQWDDLTEAVPAFVTAAMMPFSFSITEGIALGFISYCVMKVGTGRWREISPCVVVVALLFVLKIVFIDAH
- a CDS encoding 4'-phosphopantetheinyl transferase family protein, producing the protein MASHFVRWIGNPPFSSENMRVPQDVINSADRFADKRRGRFLAARELLAQLMLRVYGIHELPQLITTSSGRPRFADPTLPDFSISYAGNTIGVLLAEEGGRAGLDMEIVRAHSRQTQEMLTQDLSSGEKAWINAQQDFMEALTQIWTLRQSILKLTGESDSGIDSLRLHPAAGRLRSTVFPDIQAVCDAEPTLVWSCALSPGTERLRLWEIDGAQQWQSLRDVEMSKPNMGPRTLRLTSLVTPHEMGHP
- a CDS encoding flavin reductase family protein; its protein translation is MSVTAITRQESISLDEFRHGMRRLTAGVSLVTTEFQGEKLGLIATSVSSLAAEPPSLLVCVNRSASSHDAFIEAGHFAVNVLREQHDDLCAQFSQSSRRSERFQNGAWQTLNTGSPILADALVSFDCQLEKVVEWNTHSVLLARIVGIALPGEAAEPMIYFNSGFHSLG
- a CDS encoding malonic semialdehyde reductase; protein product: MSTTLDSVALNALFNEARTHSYWQDKPISQEVLKQLYNLTALGPTSANCSPGRFVFVTSQEGKEKLKPALSSGNVDKTMAAPVTVIVAWDPEFYEALPKLFPHGDARSWFTSSPDLAKETAFRNSSLQAGYLILAARSLGLDAGPMSGFDPSKVNEAFFSESKWQVNLLINLGYGEASKLHARLPRLGFDEASTFA